The Henckelia pumila isolate YLH828 chromosome 2, ASM3356847v2, whole genome shotgun sequence genome includes a window with the following:
- the LOC140878078 gene encoding putative ribosome biogenesis protein C306.07c: MDNLPRLEFGAIFLVTAAVTFSAQKWLRPQKKTVPTESRVNKSTIERAVGALLQYKSKQYASQKPQLFPNDDYVYLNLTLKKIPSKSPTKPFQIWLPHPILDLSSQIYLIIDDRDQSTTPISEDIKKLVKSQNIPISKVLKISKLKTNYKPFEAKRKLCDSYDLFLVDKRVVHLLPKLIGKEFFKKKKLPLGVDLGKKNLKFQVDRALGSALLYLRTGTCCVVKVGKVSMEKDELVDNMFDAIVGATEKVPKKWNGVRSLHLKFYDSVALPIYQALPDVKLKIEGAKSEKGAELVKPNDNEAESKDGKNKKKKTGRIHELQYMDVGDVMEKDDDKEDDMDGNEVVGSANDDEFVGQKKREGILMNGSDADGNEETKAIEDDDLTIPENKGNKRNKRSFVSVEWENAGEEKGQSREGGGQEFKGR, translated from the coding sequence CCATTTTTCTTGTAACCGCCGCAGTCACTTTCTCTGCTCAAAAATGGCTTCGGCCGCAAAAAAAAACAGTCCCGACCGAATCAAGAGTTAACAAGTCGACGATTGAGAGGGCGGTCGGTGCTCTCTTGCAATACAAATCCAAACAATACGCCAGCCAAAAGCCGCAGCTTTTCCCCAACGATGACTACGTCTATCTGAACCTCACCCTCAAGAAAATTCCTTCGAAATCGCCTACCAAACCGTTTCAAATTTGGCTTCCTCATCCCATCTTGGACCTTTCGTCGCAGATTTACTTGATCATAGACGACAGGGATCAATCAACGACTCCTATTTCTGAAGATATCAAGAAACTTGTGAAATCACAGAACATTCCCATCTCAAAAGTTCTTAAGATTTCCAAGCTGAAGACAAATTACAAGCCCTTTGAAGCAAAAAGGAAGCTTTGTGATAGTTATGACTTATTTTTGGTGGATAAAAGGGTTGTTCACTTGCTACCCAAGTTGATAGGTAAGGAGTTTTTCAAGAAAAAGAAGCTGCCTTTGGGGGTGGATTTGGGTAAGAAAAATTTGAAGTTTCAAGTGGATAGGGCTTTGGGAAGTGCGTTACTGTACTTGAGGACCGGGACATGTTGTGTGGTCAAGGTCGGAAAAGTGTCCATGGAAAAGGATGAACTTGTGGATAATATGTTTGATGCGATTGTGGGGGCTACTGAGAAGGTGCCAAAGAAGTGGAATGGTGTGAGGAGTTTGCACCTGAAGTTCTATGACTCTGTGGCTCTGCCGATTTATCAAGCTTTGCCAGACGTCAAGTTGAAAATAGAAGGTGCGAAAAGTGAGAAGGGAGCCGAGCTAGTGAAACCCAATGATAATGAGGCTGAATCTAAGGATGGgaagaataagaagaagaagactgGGAGAATTCATGAGCTTCAATATATGGATGTTGGCGATGTTATGGAGAAGGATGATGATAAAGAAGATGATATGGACGGGAATGAGGTAGTGGGGAGTGCGAATGATGATGAATTTGTGGGACAGAAGAAAAGGGAAGGAATTTTGATGAACGGAAGTGATGCTGATGGTAATGAAGAGACGAAAGCTATTGAGGATGATGATTTAACAATTCCAGAAAATAAGGGGAATAAAAGGAACAAGCGTAGTTTTGTATCAGTTGAATGGGAAAATGCGGGAGAAGAAAAAGGCCAAAGCAGAGAAGGTGGAGGGCAGGAATTCAAAGGAAGATAG